Proteins from one Arsenophonus apicola genomic window:
- a CDS encoding IpaD/SipD/SspD family type III secretion system needle tip protein, which produces MIISTNSTPQTAAFSTEIKHNNATHTVINANTSLNNNALNNIPSMLPPALTTLLSETIEYDLDFTANNPSNTLQNKKNAYLSAVDDVLNDIKNGNREIENGTQNIINGKINKDPALIKKGEALVEKGKALRDNGQTNLARLLSDKNPPPVAKSYYQSRNASLPTAQQFTQQQQTLAENNYNSLIVVFNDIQQTIRDANKSYLHCYRDIFKNSMEKFQEISGLLSDVSNYVSESSKDNFITLKQQKMLKDLRQLHAKLSQEPDGIIYQQEIKFIKLAEGDYQKVGDNSGVHYTETQALALMKSYRQSFEQKVTGTLMKAPDLAQINAESLTQGIIIKIKIDPKPLARVIQVVENLQLPATDNLEISQARFNLINTAIDTTKKDYQAMLDEMSQRYNTANANYDNFVKIISSTINAMQDSAKSFLR; this is translated from the coding sequence ATGATAATTTCAACAAATTCAACACCACAAACTGCCGCATTTTCTACAGAGATAAAGCACAATAATGCTACGCATACAGTTATCAATGCTAATACTTCATTAAATAATAATGCATTAAATAATATTCCATCTATGTTACCACCAGCATTAACTACTTTATTGTCTGAGACAATAGAATATGATCTTGATTTTACTGCTAACAATCCATCTAATACATTGCAAAATAAAAAAAATGCATATCTTTCTGCCGTAGATGATGTGCTAAACGATATAAAAAATGGCAATAGAGAGATAGAAAATGGAACGCAAAATATAATAAATGGAAAAATAAATAAAGATCCAGCACTAATAAAAAAAGGTGAAGCATTAGTAGAAAAAGGTAAGGCTCTAAGAGATAATGGCCAAACGAACCTTGCTCGACTATTATCGGATAAAAATCCTCCCCCGGTTGCCAAAAGTTATTATCAGTCACGTAACGCATCATTACCTACAGCACAACAATTCACACAACAACAGCAAACTTTAGCAGAAAATAATTATAACTCATTAATAGTGGTGTTTAATGATATTCAACAAACTATTAGAGATGCCAATAAGAGTTATCTGCACTGTTATCGCGATATATTTAAAAATAGTATGGAAAAATTTCAGGAGATTAGTGGCTTACTTTCTGATGTTAGTAATTACGTCAGTGAAAGCTCAAAAGATAACTTTATTACTCTTAAACAACAGAAAATGCTGAAGGATTTACGACAATTACACGCTAAATTATCGCAAGAACCGGATGGGATCATTTATCAACAAGAAATTAAATTTATCAAACTGGCGGAAGGTGATTATCAAAAAGTTGGCGATAATAGCGGTGTGCATTACACCGAAACACAAGCATTGGCACTGATGAAAAGCTATCGCCAATCTTTTGAACAAAAAGTTACCGGCACCTTAATGAAAGCGCCAGATTTAGCTCAAATCAATGCGGAAAGTTTAACGCAAGGTATTATAATTAAAATCAAAATTGATCCCAAACCATTAGCGCGTGTTATTCAAGTAGTGGAAAATTTGCAACTACCAGCCACAGATAATCTTGAGATCTCCCAGGCACGTTTCAATCTGATCAACACTGCAATTGATACTACTAAAAAAGATTATCAA
- a CDS encoding deoxyhypusine synthase family protein, with translation MVQKSLIGLSVINANSSAGLNLHATNLEADVIKRLGDLTVINQIMAQLDKLLNQVMDNFAKEMETVTELMRKIGEMGSQSLHTGKYITHNLNTRA, from the coding sequence ATGGTACAAAAAAGCTTAATTGGTCTTTCTGTGATTAATGCTAATTCTAGTGCCGGCTTAAATCTCCACGCTACAAATTTGGAAGCTGACGTTATTAAACGATTAGGCGATTTAACGGTCATTAACCAAATAATGGCTCAACTGGATAAACTGCTTAACCAAGTGATGGATAATTTTGCCAAGGAGATGGAAACCGTCACTGAGTTAATGCGTAAAATAGGCGAAATGGGCAGCCAAAGCCTACATACCGGAAAATATATTACTCATAACTTAAACACCAGGGCATAA
- the sctE gene encoding type III secretion system translocon subunit SctE has protein sequence MRELLGSLTLESMSSQREILQEMQRMIEIQAEKRAQDIDEKIRKAEEAREWMAIGSQIFSWLIAAVGVVAAAFTGGASLALAAIGIALLAADTICQAAGGGSFMNQALKPVGEAMMKVAEWISDFLCQIAVSEAKLHGASESEIAELKKQAKEITDIVATIIVAVTMVAAAIGTAKLASVAGKMIGKIIADKLKRALKHLLDKMINNLLSNLVRIVGNDTSKMIAFTIKQVFNNLLDKTINNVLIKNLKNKLTQYINA, from the coding sequence ATGCGTGAACTGCTTGGCTCACTCACATTGGAAAGCATGAGTAGCCAACGAGAAATTTTGCAAGAAATGCAACGCATGATTGAAATCCAGGCAGAAAAACGTGCACAAGATATTGATGAAAAAATTCGTAAAGCAGAAGAAGCCCGTGAATGGATGGCGATTGGCAGTCAAATTTTTTCCTGGTTAATTGCGGCGGTCGGTGTAGTGGCCGCTGCTTTTACCGGTGGTGCCAGTCTGGCTTTAGCCGCTATTGGCATCGCCTTACTGGCTGCGGATACCATCTGTCAGGCAGCCGGTGGTGGCTCCTTTATGAATCAGGCATTAAAGCCAGTCGGTGAAGCCATGATGAAAGTGGCAGAGTGGATCTCTGACTTTCTATGCCAAATCGCGGTTAGTGAAGCTAAATTACATGGAGCATCAGAAAGTGAAATTGCCGAACTGAAAAAACAGGCCAAGGAAATAACCGACATTGTCGCCACGATTATCGTTGCAGTCACAATGGTTGCAGCCGCCATTGGCACAGCTAAATTGGCCAGTGTGGCGGGTAAAATGATCGGCAAAATTATTGCGGACAAGCTTAAACGGGCTCTAAAGCACTTACTGGACAAAATGATCAATAATCTATTGAGTAACTTAGTACGCATCGTCGGCAACGACACCAGCAAAATGATTGCTTTCACTATCAAGCAAGTATTTAACAACTTGCTGGATAAAACCATCAATAATGTATTAATTAAAAATCTGAAAAATAAACTGACTCAATATATTAATGCCTAA
- the sicA gene encoding type III secretion system translocator chaperone SicA: MEQQNTINQNDNNTDAHLDEYTELVTEALQQGASLKDLEGIPDELMDGVYRFAYDFYQQGKLEEAETFFRFLCLYDFNNSDYIMGLGAVKQLQKQYETALDLYALAYIHGDNDYRPMFYGGQCNLIIAEKEKAKYCFQKVYQHSSDQELKNRAQAYLELLTTSPSNDDNQG; encoded by the coding sequence ATGGAACAGCAAAATACGATTAACCAAAATGATAATAACACCGATGCTCACCTGGATGAGTACACTGAACTGGTGACAGAAGCCCTCCAGCAAGGTGCCAGCTTAAAGGATTTAGAAGGCATACCCGATGAACTGATGGATGGTGTTTACCGCTTTGCATATGATTTTTATCAACAAGGTAAATTGGAAGAGGCTGAAACCTTTTTTCGTTTTCTCTGCTTATATGATTTCAATAATAGTGATTACATTATGGGGTTAGGGGCGGTTAAACAGCTACAAAAACAGTATGAAACAGCGCTTGATCTCTACGCGCTGGCTTATATACATGGTGATAATGACTACCGCCCAATGTTCTACGGTGGACAATGTAATCTTATTATCGCTGAAAAAGAGAAAGCTAAATACTGTTTTCAGAAAGTTTATCAACATAGTAGCGATCAAGAATTAAAGAATAGAGCGCAAGCCTATCTTGAACTCTTAACAACCTCTCCATCAAATGACGATAATCAAGGATGA
- a CDS encoding EscU/YscU/HrcU family type III secretion system export apparatus switch protein — protein sequence MAEKTEKPTAKKLRDSAKKGQSFKSKDLVSGCAYFAGTCVLGFYLDFEQFIYFYQHILLHPHNINPQSFINALISLFLSIVLPVVFISALAAIIPSLLQSKFILATEAIKLDFKKLDIVQGIKRLVDKRALKNLLKALLFLTIFLSCCYFFIQSYQSTLLFTQRKTIWHIIYDWRILTLKFILFFLLFSLPILLLDALYEYFLHHNEMKMEKHEVKREYKENEGNPEKKSARRGAHQELLNAETKQAIAQSSMILANPTHIAIGIYFDPDNSILPLVAVRMANQYALAVQAYAKEIGIPIVRNIKLARQIYQRYRLYETVVKQDLLDVIDIFIWLKQVEMAAILENTPTEAINSEQKS from the coding sequence ATGGCAGAAAAAACAGAAAAACCAACGGCCAAAAAATTACGTGATTCAGCTAAAAAAGGTCAATCTTTTAAAAGCAAAGATTTAGTCTCCGGTTGTGCCTATTTTGCTGGTACCTGTGTATTAGGGTTTTATCTCGATTTTGAGCAATTCATTTATTTTTATCAGCATATTTTATTACATCCTCACAATATTAATCCGCAAAGTTTTATCAATGCATTAATATCGTTATTTTTATCTATTGTGTTACCAGTGGTATTTATTAGTGCATTAGCAGCCATTATTCCATCACTACTCCAGTCAAAATTTATCCTGGCAACCGAAGCTATCAAGCTGGATTTTAAAAAACTGGATATCGTGCAAGGAATAAAACGTCTCGTGGATAAACGGGCGCTGAAGAATCTGCTTAAGGCATTACTATTTTTAACTATTTTTCTCAGTTGCTGTTATTTTTTTATTCAATCATACCAATCGACACTGTTATTCACCCAACGAAAAACGATTTGGCATATTATCTATGATTGGCGTATTTTAACGCTGAAATTTATCTTGTTTTTTCTGCTATTCTCACTGCCTATTTTGCTTCTTGATGCCCTATATGAATATTTTCTTCATCACAACGAGATGAAAATGGAAAAGCATGAAGTAAAACGAGAATACAAAGAAAACGAAGGTAATCCAGAAAAAAAATCGGCCCGTCGCGGTGCTCATCAAGAACTACTCAACGCTGAAACTAAACAAGCAATAGCACAATCATCAATGATATTAGCCAATCCGACTCATATTGCCATTGGTATCTATTTTGATCCTGATAACAGCATATTACCGCTGGTAGCGGTTCGCATGGCGAACCAATATGCACTGGCTGTACAAGCCTATGCCAAAGAGATAGGTATTCCAATTGTGCGTAACATCAAACTGGCACGCCAAATTTATCAGCGCTACAGATTATACGAAACCGTAGTAAAACAAGATTTACTCGATGTGATTGATATTTTTATCTGGTTAAAGCAGGTAGAAATGGCCGCCATACTAGAAAATACACCAACAGAAGCAATAAACAGTGAGCAAAAGTCTTAA
- the sctT gene encoding type III secretion system export apparatus subunit SctT yields the protein MMKLYLALQNSLLNYLLIFARLAPLFFMLPFLSDRILTNLSLKGIIILLLTLCLSPLIVIPTWQSTSQFIALSVVELFIGLTMGILMATPFWLASAIGEFIDNQRGASIGDMLDPTTGSESSSLASLINMFCVAWFLNHGGMIEFVATIVESYQQLPIGRPIVHVDLYGLGKWLTHFIMLAITLSAPILIGLFMLEIGLGLYSLFCPQLNAFSLSLTLKSIVAFSLLFILFNTTLPQTLISVLPPSISSIIIVGN from the coding sequence ATGATGAAACTTTATTTAGCGCTACAAAATTCATTACTCAATTATTTACTAATTTTTGCCCGTCTGGCGCCACTGTTTTTTATGTTGCCTTTTTTAAGTGATCGCATACTAACCAATTTATCCTTAAAAGGGATTATCATTTTATTACTTACCCTTTGTTTATCACCATTGATAGTCATCCCAACATGGCAATCAACCAGCCAATTTATTGCGTTATCCGTTGTTGAACTATTTATTGGTTTAACTATGGGCATCTTAATGGCTACACCTTTTTGGCTAGCCTCAGCGATAGGTGAATTTATTGATAACCAAAGGGGAGCCAGTATTGGTGATATGCTTGATCCAACGACTGGCTCTGAATCTTCCTCACTCGCGTCATTAATCAATATGTTCTGTGTTGCATGGTTTCTCAATCATGGCGGCATGATTGAATTCGTCGCAACAATAGTCGAAAGTTATCAACAACTACCTATCGGCCGCCCAATTGTTCATGTTGATTTATACGGCTTAGGGAAATGGTTAACCCATTTCATTATGTTAGCAATAACGCTATCAGCACCGATATTAATTGGACTGTTTATGTTAGAAATCGGCTTGGGTCTCTATTCATTATTCTGCCCGCAATTAAATGCATTCTCTTTATCGTTGACCCTTAAAAGTATCGTGGCTTTTAGCCTGCTATTTATTCTGTTTAATACGACGCTACCTCAAACACTTATTTCGGTGCTTCCACCTTCAATTTCATCAATAATTATAGTGGGCAATTGA
- the sctS gene encoding type III secretion system export apparatus subunit SctS, protein MDMSYAMSKGLYLILILSLLPVLVATAIGLIIGLLQTVTQIQEQTLPFGLKLVAVFICLLMQASWLTEKIIAYATEMFNLGFSAGI, encoded by the coding sequence ATGGACATGAGTTATGCAATGAGTAAAGGACTTTATCTGATCCTGATCCTGTCATTATTACCTGTGCTGGTCGCTACCGCTATTGGCTTGATCATTGGGCTATTACAAACCGTCACCCAAATCCAGGAGCAAACATTACCTTTCGGTTTAAAACTAGTGGCCGTTTTTATCTGTTTATTAATGCAAGCTAGTTGGTTAACGGAAAAAATTATCGCTTATGCAACTGAAATGTTTAATCTTGGTTTCAGCGCAGGGATCTGA
- a CDS encoding EscR/YscR/HrcR family type III secretion system export apparatus protein yields MTDNPVSIIILLSIATLLPFLIAAGTCYLKFSIVFVMVRNAIGVQQVPSNMVLNAIALILSLFIMAPLAKNFYHYTVNYQTENPHAFTDPVLLDQFLDESLQDYRQYLHKYADPELIKFFVAAQERVPQPENQIDNSLENSSLIPLLAAYALSEIKSAFIIGFYLYLPFVVIDLVVSSILLALGMMMMSPITLSVPIKLVLFVAMDGWSLLSKGLISQYLDFMAVK; encoded by the coding sequence ATGACAGATAATCCGGTTTCTATCATCATCCTACTGTCAATTGCCACGCTACTTCCCTTTTTGATTGCAGCAGGAACCTGTTATTTAAAGTTTTCTATTGTGTTTGTCATGGTCAGGAATGCCATAGGGGTACAGCAAGTACCATCCAATATGGTGTTAAATGCAATTGCTTTAATTTTGTCACTGTTTATCATGGCACCATTGGCCAAAAATTTTTATCACTATACTGTCAATTATCAAACAGAAAATCCCCATGCTTTTACTGATCCAGTGTTACTTGATCAGTTTTTAGATGAAAGTTTACAGGATTATCGTCAATATCTACATAAATATGCCGATCCAGAACTGATTAAATTTTTTGTCGCCGCGCAAGAACGTGTTCCTCAACCAGAAAACCAAATCGATAACTCGCTAGAAAATAGCTCTCTTATTCCTCTATTAGCCGCTTATGCCCTGAGTGAAATTAAAAGCGCATTTATTATCGGCTTTTATCTTTACTTACCTTTTGTGGTCATTGACTTAGTTGTATCAAGCATTCTACTCGCTTTAGGCATGATGATGATGAGCCCTATTACCCTATCGGTACCCATTAAACTGGTATTATTTGTCGCTATGGATGGTTGGTCTTTATTATCAAAGGGGCTTATTTCGCAATACTTAGATTTTATGGCAGTCAAATAA
- the sctQ gene encoding type III secretion system cytoplasmic ring protein SctQ has product MKGKLSLRASRYTDKTPLFQAFATHYPSEKIITDSYCFVLLLQQSKLQLTVYLPIEVALRQYLTMLAPLPWLSIPASYLIELLQEQLTTISIPQLGEFQIQVTQFDCLQQPIEAIRITSSLGQILIVDAKGSMPLKENGYANLPLQVRFSIGYSRLKQQLFRTLQTGDILLLQQSQTYLSVETIPLFHYTWQPQGNIMLAQPIVTDQDDHNASSESSPALFDLNQLPLKVNFILQRQTFSLNTIKSWQSGTQLILNSDAHCAITLEINGQTFAKGELIQVGEQLAVELHTLLSSEQEG; this is encoded by the coding sequence ATGAAGGGCAAATTATCACTTAGAGCCAGCAGGTATACAGATAAAACTCCGTTATTTCAGGCATTTGCAACGCATTATCCCAGTGAAAAAATTATTACTGATAGCTACTGCTTCGTATTATTGTTACAACAATCGAAATTGCAATTAACCGTTTATCTACCGATTGAGGTTGCACTCCGCCAATACTTAACTATGCTAGCGCCACTGCCCTGGCTTTCGATTCCTGCCAGTTATCTAATTGAATTGTTACAAGAACAACTTACCACTATTTCAATTCCGCAATTAGGTGAATTTCAAATTCAAGTCACTCAGTTTGACTGCCTGCAACAACCGATTGAGGCTATTAGAATAACGAGCTCGTTAGGCCAGATATTGATTGTTGATGCCAAAGGTAGTATGCCGTTAAAGGAGAACGGCTATGCTAACTTACCCTTACAGGTCAGATTTTCTATTGGTTATAGTCGATTAAAACAGCAACTTTTTCGCACTTTACAAACGGGAGATATTTTATTACTGCAACAATCCCAAACCTATCTTAGCGTGGAAACAATACCGTTATTTCACTACACCTGGCAACCTCAAGGAAATATTATGTTAGCTCAACCCATTGTCACTGATCAGGATGATCATAATGCCAGCTCCGAATCCTCTCCAGCTCTTTTTGATTTAAACCAGTTACCGCTGAAAGTGAATTTTATTTTACAGCGCCAAACCTTTAGTTTGAATACAATAAAATCCTGGCAAAGTGGTACACAACTCATTCTTAATAGTGATGCACATTGTGCCATAACTTTAGAAATTAATGGCCAAACTTTTGCTAAAGGGGAATTGATCCAAGTCGGTGAACAACTTGCTGTTGAATTACACACACTGTTATCTAGCGAGCAAGAAGGTTAG
- a CDS encoding SpaN/EivJ family type III secretion system needle length determinant — protein sequence MVNIDTHQRQQIISNSSYLPDNLCTSFSSSERYDEQINNTYLSKEIDERLTLLQSIIVTALPTEITLYNQEQKQHDSLVTELIIPTNLPFNNTEIPTNFFSTGYQQHSVTVSSDQKSDAINQQAIEKQIQISELVENQQICVKINSTMLAKHLADDKLVSIETETVTKSLLNAGDTHLQNLSHKVIKEDDLWPTITNELNNTELVEQENCQSLTDSNNLANSDSASHFTNWPSLQVATNYQSDITAELPAKTATTTMPSNHSSPEAELRYTFTQWQGGTHHVDIYRIANHHLQLMASNSHVMSILQRHLNERASPSTVSLTDTLNITLNNSDESGDESS from the coding sequence ATGGTAAATATTGATACTCATCAACGTCAACAGATTATTAGTAATTCATCTTATTTACCAGATAATCTGTGCACTAGTTTTTCTTCATCAGAACGCTATGATGAACAAATAAATAATACCTATTTATCAAAAGAAATTGATGAAAGATTAACTTTATTACAATCCATTATTGTCACCGCGCTACCCACTGAAATAACGCTTTATAATCAAGAGCAAAAGCAACACGACTCGCTCGTGACGGAGTTAATTATCCCTACTAACCTACCTTTCAATAACACTGAAATACCTACAAATTTTTTTTCGACAGGCTATCAACAACATTCAGTGACCGTCAGTAGCGATCAAAAAAGCGATGCCATTAACCAGCAAGCGATAGAAAAACAGATTCAAATCAGTGAATTGGTCGAAAACCAACAAATTTGCGTAAAAATTAATTCCACCATGTTAGCCAAACATCTTGCTGACGATAAACTTGTATCAATTGAGACAGAAACCGTTACTAAATCATTGTTAAACGCTGGGGATACTCATTTGCAAAACCTTAGCCATAAAGTGATAAAAGAAGATGACTTATGGCCAACGATTACAAATGAGTTAAATAACACAGAGCTGGTAGAGCAAGAAAATTGCCAATCCCTTACCGATAGTAATAACTTAGCTAATAGCGACAGTGCATCTCATTTTACTAACTGGCCATCCCTCCAAGTAGCAACCAACTACCAAAGCGACATAACGGCAGAACTTCCGGCCAAAACAGCAACAACTACTATGCCATCTAACCATTCATCGCCTGAAGCAGAATTACGTTATACATTCACTCAATGGCAAGGTGGTACTCATCATGTTGATATTTATCGGATTGCTAATCATCATCTGCAACTTATGGCATCAAATAGCCATGTTATGTCAATACTACAGCGCCACTTAAACGAAAGGGCATCGCCATCAACAGTATCCTTAACTGACACGCTTAATATCACACTCAATAACAGTGACGAATCAGGTGATGAATCATCATGA
- a CDS encoding InvB/SpaK family type III secretion system chaperone, with the protein MQMDLASLVTDAIKTMGKPDLFPQGHQLNNHSTITLELEELPDIHIAMVNDLPTIWANLGYIEPNVIRQLSEPLLATIISNHLPFFYPGQPTYFLNDENILELRATFSITALENATQFAEAIDSFFQYMLNINKLLIG; encoded by the coding sequence ATGCAAATGGATCTTGCTTCACTTGTCACAGATGCAATCAAAACAATGGGGAAACCGGATTTATTTCCCCAAGGGCATCAACTTAATAATCATTCTACTATCACGCTCGAATTAGAAGAGTTACCTGATATTCATATCGCTATGGTAAATGATTTACCCACCATTTGGGCTAACCTGGGATATATAGAGCCAAATGTTATTCGACAGCTAAGTGAACCCTTATTAGCAACCATTATTAGTAACCATTTGCCTTTTTTTTATCCCGGGCAACCCACTTATTTTCTTAATGATGAAAATATACTTGAGTTACGGGCAACCTTCTCTATCACAGCGCTAGAAAATGCGACCCAATTTGCCGAAGCAATCGACAGTTTTTTTCAATATATGCTCAATATCAATAAATTATTGATTGGTTAA
- the sctW gene encoding type III secretion system gatekeeper subunit SctW, with the protein MVDINKINSSVLLRQLPKTQQPSDIETTKPTAMVVNHHHQLLDIMDDMSMAMSQFNRRQDLQKKQQDSSDIASRILEDNVDKKLATAIKLLNNQKNKLADILTLLRQFFPDDSDFVSVLKELLRRRYFSAALALEIEAEINSLCQGSHQRAKATRAGINIALKAKQFSYQTALSTMQLRQLYRDFISQDIEPLWFYEEWVNQYGYDKRFLIIDFVLQSLLCDMQALSPSCSFMPEFAVYLSSLGRIKQLSSADKIFFAYCSNLPFLIQPDAQVSWLPIFIKGLSDPEAMMMIIQDIIANKQLTIVITQHILLLQQLMAAFKSLTIEIYLSPEIREKTQSYLLALLDLLYQKEKSLSRL; encoded by the coding sequence ATGGTAGATATCAATAAAATTAACTCATCAGTTTTGTTACGCCAGCTACCAAAAACCCAACAACCATCAGACATTGAAACCACTAAACCTACAGCAATGGTAGTAAATCACCACCACCAGTTGTTAGATATTATGGATGATATGTCGATGGCAATGAGTCAATTTAATCGCCGCCAAGATCTACAAAAGAAACAACAGGATAGTAGTGATATAGCTAGCCGGATTTTGGAAGATAATGTAGATAAAAAACTGGCTACAGCGATCAAATTATTAAACAATCAAAAGAATAAGTTAGCTGATATTTTAACCTTACTGAGACAGTTTTTTCCTGATGATAGTGACTTTGTCTCAGTGCTAAAAGAGCTTTTACGTCGGCGCTATTTTTCTGCCGCATTGGCGCTTGAGATTGAAGCTGAGATCAATTCACTTTGCCAGGGTAGTCATCAACGAGCAAAAGCAACCCGAGCTGGTATCAATATTGCGCTAAAAGCTAAACAATTTAGTTATCAAACAGCATTAAGCACCATGCAACTCCGCCAGTTATACCGCGATTTTATTAGCCAAGATATTGAGCCACTATGGTTTTATGAGGAGTGGGTTAATCAATATGGCTATGATAAACGTTTTTTAATTATCGATTTTGTTTTGCAGTCGCTACTTTGTGATATGCAAGCATTGTCGCCAAGTTGCTCATTTATGCCCGAGTTTGCTGTCTATTTATCCTCTTTAGGCCGAATCAAACAACTCTCTTCTGCTGACAAAATCTTTTTCGCTTACTGCTCTAATCTACCCTTTTTAATCCAGCCTGATGCTCAAGTGAGTTGGTTACCTATTTTTATTAAGGGATTAAGTGATCCCGAAGCGATGATGATGATTATCCAAGATATTATTGCTAATAAACAGCTAACTATTGTTATCACACAACATATTTTATTGCTTCAACAACTGATGGCAGCATTTAAATCGTTAACTATAGAAATCTACTTAAGCCCTGAGATCAGGGAAAAAACACAATCATACTTACTTGCATTACTTGATTTACTTTATCAAAAAGAAAAAAGCTTAAGTCGTCTTTAA